A genomic window from Sphingobacterium spiritivorum includes:
- a CDS encoding M60 family metallopeptidase yields the protein MKKIVPLLLLIMGSYGTLQAQSAAKLKETYKELSIFSDPLATQLRKGIKSADIAKITDPQIRQVAEQLQSGKYDKNYRLASYHAILSPGELGEQLSIGDGYSKYQNITGIYLPVGKQTILVDGISAKNQIKLVIPNWDRHAPQGIDPTKDPKGWGIEKQEFDLRNGVNLINIKDFGGLAYITYFSDKPKEQTPIQVHFLNAAVNGYFDISKHNDQDWNNLVDHAVYPIVDAIGKHIQIAYPTEAIKKYAYGKGVQLISNYDSLVYRQHRILGLIKHNRVPENKILSRVNYNYYMFRDGDGVAYMGDKPGYAMAMVVDPASVIKGDPCWGFSHEVGHVHQTRPYLSWGGLGEVSNNIFSLYVTTSFGNKSRLSEQNNYEKVRNELYGKGKSYLQDGDVFNRLVPFWQLQLYFAGQGVNPDFYPDLFEAFRMQAAADLTKNRRSRRSNFMDRGQNPAVYQLNFVKTVCEIGKVDLTEFFDGYGFFYVGKFEMDDYGKYNYEMTQAMVDECKAAIRNMNLPKPKTDLSLLKD from the coding sequence ATGAAAAAAATAGTACCTCTGTTGCTACTCATAATGGGTAGCTATGGCACTCTACAAGCTCAGTCCGCTGCAAAACTCAAAGAAACCTATAAAGAGCTAAGTATCTTTTCAGACCCTTTGGCGACTCAGTTGAGAAAGGGAATTAAAAGTGCTGATATTGCCAAAATCACAGATCCGCAGATTCGTCAGGTGGCCGAACAATTGCAATCAGGCAAATATGATAAGAACTACAGATTAGCATCCTACCATGCAATTTTATCCCCGGGCGAACTAGGCGAACAATTGTCCATAGGGGATGGCTACAGTAAATATCAGAATATCACAGGTATCTATCTGCCTGTCGGTAAGCAGACAATCCTTGTAGACGGTATTTCCGCTAAAAACCAAATCAAATTAGTCATTCCAAACTGGGACAGACATGCTCCGCAGGGAATCGATCCGACCAAAGATCCAAAAGGATGGGGAATAGAAAAACAGGAATTTGACCTGCGCAACGGGGTTAACCTGATCAATATCAAAGATTTCGGAGGATTGGCGTATATCACTTACTTTTCGGATAAGCCAAAAGAACAAACGCCTATACAGGTTCACTTTCTGAATGCAGCTGTAAATGGCTATTTTGATATCAGTAAACACAATGATCAGGACTGGAACAATCTCGTAGATCATGCTGTCTATCCCATAGTAGATGCTATAGGAAAGCATATACAGATCGCTTATCCAACAGAAGCAATTAAGAAATATGCCTATGGTAAAGGTGTGCAACTGATCAGCAATTACGATTCACTGGTCTACCGTCAGCATCGTATACTTGGATTGATAAAGCACAACAGAGTACCCGAAAATAAAATCCTTTCCCGTGTTAATTACAACTACTATATGTTCCGTGACGGAGATGGTGTCGCGTATATGGGAGATAAACCCGGATATGCCATGGCTATGGTCGTAGATCCTGCAAGCGTAATAAAAGGAGACCCTTGCTGGGGATTCAGTCATGAAGTGGGCCATGTGCATCAGACACGACCTTACCTGAGCTGGGGTGGTCTCGGAGAAGTGAGTAACAATATTTTTTCCCTGTACGTGACGACTTCATTTGGAAATAAAAGCCGTCTTTCTGAACAAAATAACTATGAAAAAGTTCGTAACGAGCTGTACGGAAAAGGCAAAAGTTACCTTCAGGACGGAGATGTGTTTAACCGGCTTGTGCCTTTCTGGCAATTGCAGTTATATTTTGCAGGCCAAGGTGTAAATCCTGATTTTTATCCGGATCTTTTTGAGGCATTCCGTATGCAGGCAGCCGCTGATCTGACTAAAAACAGAAGGAGCAGAAGAAGTAATTTCATGGATAGAGGGCAAAACCCAGCCGTATACCAGCTCAATTTTGTAAAAACGGTTTGCGAAATTGGTAAAGTAGATTTAACCGAATTCTTTGACGGATACGGATTTTTCTATGTCGGCAAATTTGAGATGGATGATTATGGTAAATATAACTATGAAATGACGCAGGCAATGGTGGACGAATGCAAAGCAGCAATACGTAACATGAATCTTCCGAAACCAAAGACTGATCTTTCCTTATTGAAGGATTAA
- a CDS encoding GH92 family glycosyl hydrolase translates to MKYTLLTILSVCIFVIQVSGQTAEKPVRYVNPNIGTAHSRYFFYTPAALPFGMAKLAPSTNGSYGNASGWEAVGYDDRHHSIAGFSNFHEFQIGGVVFAPTVGKVKTYPGVLEDPHSGYRSAFDKKDEFATAGYYQVGLKDYGIKAELTATARVGFHQYTFPKTDSANIIFDIGHKMGESGPVLDAQVSYEDNHISGYVVTKPVYVKKYQESATVTMYFYAEIDKAPVAFGTFTDSTTYAGQREKRGKGAGLYLVFHTREGETIGIKTGLSYTSIENARLNLIKEAKDLFFDKAKEQALDKWNTALSRITVSGGKESDRIKFYTGLYHALLGRGLASDINGAYPRNDGGIGQIALRNNGDPVHHHYNTDAIWGAFWNLTQLWAIAYPEYYNDWIQSQLLVYKDAGWLGDGIANSKYVSGVGTNFTGLAIAAAYNIGIRDYDVELAYEAARKNELIAEGRIPGAGKLDVGVFVRQGYSPYLIDKSDSPELMVQGSPFGASHTLEYAFSAYAVAQFAKSLGKKDDYQTLNRLSKGWKQLYDPSTNFIRPRDVNGKFIDKFNPYESWRGFQEGNAWQYTFYVPHTPEELVTLVGKETFNKRLDSIFTISRKNVFGGGTHIDAFAGIEGLYNHGNQPNLHISWLFHFAGRPDLSQKWVRAICNEFYGTDGIHGYGYGQDEDQGQLGAWYVLSAMGLFDVKGLTSPDASFQIGAPLFDQIKIQLPEAIRQKPFTITTHGQNPEAIYIKNMNLNGTVHKKPVLRFEELRKGGQLDIYLKR, encoded by the coding sequence ATGAAATATACACTTCTCACCATACTGTCAGTCTGTATCTTTGTTATTCAAGTATCCGGACAAACCGCCGAAAAGCCTGTACGTTATGTAAATCCAAATATTGGTACAGCACATAGCCGCTATTTCTTTTACACACCCGCAGCTTTACCATTTGGGATGGCCAAATTAGCTCCGAGTACAAACGGCAGTTATGGTAATGCTTCCGGATGGGAAGCCGTGGGCTACGATGACAGGCATCATTCTATTGCAGGTTTTTCCAATTTTCATGAATTTCAGATTGGCGGTGTAGTATTTGCACCTACTGTAGGAAAAGTAAAGACATATCCCGGAGTATTGGAAGATCCGCATTCGGGTTACAGATCCGCATTTGATAAAAAAGATGAATTCGCTACTGCAGGTTATTATCAGGTCGGATTAAAAGATTATGGCATTAAAGCGGAATTAACGGCCACAGCGCGTGTGGGATTCCATCAGTATACTTTTCCGAAAACAGACTCGGCCAATATTATCTTTGACATCGGTCACAAAATGGGAGAGAGTGGACCTGTACTGGACGCCCAGGTAAGTTATGAAGACAACCATATCTCAGGCTACGTAGTGACGAAACCGGTATATGTAAAGAAGTATCAGGAATCGGCCACAGTGACTATGTATTTCTATGCAGAAATAGATAAGGCGCCTGTTGCCTTTGGTACATTTACAGACAGTACAACATATGCAGGACAGAGAGAAAAACGTGGAAAAGGAGCAGGGCTCTATCTGGTGTTCCATACAAGGGAAGGGGAGACTATCGGTATTAAAACCGGACTTTCTTATACATCGATTGAAAATGCCAGATTAAATCTGATAAAAGAGGCCAAAGATCTGTTTTTTGATAAAGCCAAAGAGCAGGCTTTGGACAAATGGAATACAGCATTGTCACGTATTACAGTAAGCGGAGGTAAAGAATCTGATCGTATTAAATTTTATACCGGCCTCTACCATGCCTTGTTGGGCAGGGGGCTGGCCAGTGATATAAACGGAGCCTATCCCCGCAATGACGGTGGAATCGGCCAGATAGCACTTCGTAATAACGGTGATCCTGTCCATCATCATTACAATACGGATGCGATATGGGGAGCTTTTTGGAATCTGACACAATTGTGGGCGATTGCTTATCCGGAATATTATAACGACTGGATTCAGAGTCAACTGCTGGTCTATAAAGATGCAGGCTGGCTGGGAGACGGGATCGCCAACAGTAAATATGTATCCGGTGTAGGCACCAACTTTACAGGACTGGCTATTGCCGCAGCCTACAACATCGGTATACGGGATTATGATGTAGAACTGGCATATGAAGCAGCCCGTAAAAATGAACTTATCGCTGAAGGACGTATACCCGGCGCAGGTAAATTGGATGTAGGCGTATTTGTCCGTCAGGGTTATTCACCATATCTCATAGACAAATCAGACAGCCCCGAACTCATGGTGCAAGGCTCGCCCTTCGGAGCCTCACATACCCTGGAATATGCTTTCTCAGCTTACGCTGTCGCACAGTTTGCCAAATCCTTAGGAAAAAAAGATGATTACCAGACGCTGAACAGATTATCCAAAGGCTGGAAACAACTGTATGATCCTTCGACCAATTTTATACGCCCAAGAGACGTAAACGGAAAATTTATTGATAAATTCAACCCTTATGAATCCTGGAGGGGATTTCAGGAGGGAAATGCATGGCAATATACATTCTATGTTCCGCACACTCCTGAAGAACTCGTAACCCTTGTGGGCAAGGAAACATTTAATAAAAGATTAGACAGTATTTTTACCATATCCCGCAAAAATGTATTCGGTGGAGGCACACATATCGATGCTTTTGCAGGTATAGAAGGATTATATAACCACGGCAATCAACCCAATCTGCATATCTCCTGGCTCTTCCACTTTGCAGGAAGACCTGATCTGAGCCAAAAATGGGTTAGAGCCATTTGTAATGAGTTTTATGGAACAGATGGTATACATGGGTACGGCTATGGTCAGGATGAAGATCAGGGACAATTAGGTGCATGGTACGTATTATCAGCGATGGGTCTGTTTGATGTTAAAGGCCTCACTTCGCCTGATGCCTCATTTCAGATCGGAGCTCCATTGTTTGATCAGATAAAGATACAATTGCCTGAAGCAATACGTCAGAAACCGTTTACAATTACAACTCATGGACAAAATCCGGAAGCGATTTATATCAAAAATATGAACCTCAACGGAACAGTACACAAGAAACCTGTGCTCCGCTTTGAAGAACTCCGTAAAGGTGGTCAACTGGATATATACCTCAAAAGGTAA
- a CDS encoding LytR/AlgR family response regulator transcription factor: MNCIIVDDEPLAREEMQSLISEVSDIEILGKFSNARQALSFLKEHDTDLIFLDIQMPLVTGIDFAKQISGRSLIIFTTAYPQYALKSYELDALDYLLKPIEKIRLEKAIHKFISYKNLLSDATVKNTVEANTEDFLFIKSERRFYKIYFQDIRFVEGLKDYVVIYTKNQKLITAMNLKVMHQKLPIRSFQRVSKSYVVNVDFIDSFDNHTIYMDENEIPLGEVYKKEFFERYLGGALNAQK; this comes from the coding sequence ATGAACTGCATTATAGTAGATGACGAGCCTCTTGCGAGAGAAGAAATGCAGTCGCTGATTTCAGAGGTTTCTGATATAGAGATTTTAGGGAAATTTTCTAATGCCAGGCAGGCACTTTCTTTTTTAAAAGAGCATGACACAGATCTTATTTTTCTGGATATTCAGATGCCGCTGGTTACAGGTATTGATTTTGCCAAACAGATCTCGGGGCGGAGTCTTATTATCTTCACTACGGCTTATCCCCAGTATGCGCTGAAGAGTTATGAACTGGATGCGCTGGATTATCTGCTGAAACCTATTGAAAAAATCCGCCTGGAAAAGGCAATTCATAAGTTTATTAGCTATAAAAACCTTCTTTCTGATGCAACCGTGAAAAATACTGTGGAAGCTAATACAGAAGATTTTCTATTTATAAAATCGGAGAGACGGTTTTACAAGATCTATTTTCAGGATATCCGGTTTGTAGAAGGACTCAAAGATTATGTAGTTATTTACACCAAAAACCAGAAACTGATCACCGCAATGAATCTAAAAGTGATGCATCAGAAATTGCCGATCAGGAGTTTTCAGCGTGTCAGCAAATCTTATGTAGTCAATGTGGACTTTATAGATTCCTTTGATAACCATACTATTTATATGGATGAGAATGAAATTCCGTTAGGTGAGGTTTATAAAAAAGAATTCTTCGAACGGTATCTGGGAGGAGCGCTCAACGCGCAGAAATGA
- a CDS encoding sensor histidine kinase: protein MRYRSQKMTDNQIINFIVDKRYKVWRHITLLLTLFLHLYYSTSIDAVNSDINYPGLIAVFITFTIMFYINIYILVPTFFLKAEYALYFLFLVILVVAGLTSLVFTFTNYIKPDVNIKDKLDMNRFYNGAVLSIIIILISTLIKLMQRWVKDNERIAALSNLTLTMELNELKNQINPHFLFNMLNNVKALTRSNPEAASVVIMKLSEFLRYQLYENNEDKTLLVSEINFLSNFVNLEKIRRDSLSIAIQNDVDPKILNGIFIPPNLFTTFVENAVKHSVSVDDTDAYIRIRITLENGRLQFNCKNSKTADYHNPDIKNSGLGLNNIRRRLQLLYDKQYQLDISSSDHEYIVNLTIPV from the coding sequence ATGAGATACCGTTCACAAAAGATGACAGACAATCAGATTATTAATTTTATCGTTGATAAACGGTATAAGGTCTGGCGCCATATTACCCTTCTGCTTACTCTTTTTTTACACCTGTATTATTCCACATCCATAGATGCTGTAAATAGTGATATTAATTATCCGGGACTGATAGCCGTGTTTATTACATTCACGATCATGTTTTATATTAATATATACATATTAGTCCCCACATTCTTTTTAAAAGCCGAGTATGCATTATATTTTCTATTTCTGGTTATTCTGGTAGTGGCAGGTCTTACTTCTTTGGTTTTTACCTTCACTAATTATATTAAGCCGGATGTAAATATTAAAGATAAATTGGATATGAACCGCTTTTACAACGGGGCTGTCTTGTCTATAATCATTATTCTCATAAGTACCCTGATCAAACTGATGCAGCGATGGGTAAAAGATAACGAACGAATAGCGGCATTGAGTAATCTGACACTGACTATGGAGCTGAATGAGCTCAAAAACCAGATAAATCCGCACTTCCTGTTTAATATGCTCAATAATGTAAAAGCACTGACACGTAGCAATCCCGAAGCTGCTTCCGTGGTCATTATGAAGTTATCTGAATTTTTGAGGTATCAGTTGTATGAAAATAATGAGGATAAAACACTTTTAGTATCTGAAATCAACTTTCTTTCCAACTTTGTAAATCTGGAGAAGATCCGGAGAGACAGCCTGTCCATTGCTATACAGAATGATGTAGATCCTAAAATACTCAATGGCATTTTTATCCCACCCAATCTCTTCACTACCTTTGTGGAGAATGCTGTCAAGCATAGTGTAAGTGTAGACGATACGGATGCATACATCCGAATACGGATAACATTAGAGAACGGCAGACTGCAGTTCAACTGTAAGAATTCTAAAACAGCAGATTATCATAATCCGGATATAAAGAACAGCGGATTAGGACTAAATAACATCAGAAGACGCTTACAGTTGCTGTATGACAAACAGTACCAACTCGATATCAGCTCTTCTGATCACGAATATATTGTTAACTTAACTATACCTGTATGA
- a CDS encoding AraC family transcriptional regulator → MKAQFIELSPPSEKTIHIKLVDQNFLSNPLHFHELCELVLILESYGKRIVGNHVASFEAGDMVLMGPNVPHIWRNDDVFLNPMHEERAKAIVIYFPADFLLTLTDDQSTINSMQHFIKKAQRGLRFYGKVLEKASNQIKSLVHKQSFSRITGFLNLIELLHQTHECENLASIGYKPTFGEQDTNRINNVYIYVMQNFREEVSLSMAAEIVNMTPNAFCRFFKRHTQKSFSKFVNEMRVGHACKLLMNRQLSISEICYQSGYQNLTNFNKFFKMIMQKSPREYRRDMDV, encoded by the coding sequence ATGAAAGCGCAATTCATTGAATTGTCACCGCCCAGTGAAAAAACCATTCATATCAAACTTGTAGATCAGAATTTTTTGAGTAATCCGCTGCACTTTCATGAGCTATGTGAGTTGGTGCTGATCTTAGAAAGTTACGGCAAGCGTATAGTAGGAAATCATGTGGCTTCTTTTGAAGCGGGTGATATGGTATTAATGGGGCCGAATGTCCCTCATATCTGGCGAAATGATGATGTATTTCTGAATCCTATGCATGAAGAACGTGCAAAAGCTATTGTGATCTATTTTCCGGCAGATTTTCTGCTGACACTGACTGATGATCAATCGACCATCAATTCCATGCAGCATTTTATAAAAAAAGCGCAGCGCGGATTACGATTCTACGGTAAAGTATTAGAAAAAGCCAGTAACCAAATCAAATCTCTTGTCCATAAACAGAGTTTTTCGAGAATCACAGGATTTTTGAATCTGATTGAGCTCCTGCATCAAACCCATGAGTGTGAAAATCTAGCCTCTATCGGCTACAAACCTACATTCGGAGAGCAGGATACCAACAGGATCAACAATGTATATATCTATGTGATGCAAAACTTTAGAGAAGAGGTCTCCCTGAGTATGGCTGCAGAAATAGTGAATATGACTCCCAATGCTTTTTGTCGTTTTTTTAAGAGGCATACTCAAAAATCCTTTTCCAAATTTGTCAATGAAATGAGAGTAGGACATGCCTGCAAATTACTGATGAACAGGCAGCTCTCTATTTCTGAGATCTGTTATCAAAGCGGATATCAAAATCTTACGAATTTCAATAAGTTCTTTAAAATGATTATGCAGAAGAGTCCGAGGGAATACCGGAGAGATATGGATGTATAA
- a CDS encoding DUF4180 domain-containing protein → MNIDFITINEIRIAELQSDTIEINNAQDALELIMNCKYQDTDSVIITAAHVHPDFFDLKTGIAGDILQKFSTYSGRMAIIGDFSIYSSKSLRDFIYESNKTGRINFVKTKEEAISALSRS, encoded by the coding sequence ATGAATATAGATTTTATAACGATCAACGAAATCCGAATAGCAGAACTGCAATCTGATACTATAGAAATAAATAATGCGCAGGATGCTTTAGAACTTATTATGAATTGTAAGTATCAGGATACGGACAGCGTTATAATAACTGCCGCACATGTACATCCGGATTTTTTTGATCTGAAAACGGGCATTGCCGGTGATATTCTTCAGAAATTCTCTACCTACAGTGGGCGTATGGCAATAATAGGTGATTTTTCAATATATTCCAGTAAAAGCCTGCGGGATTTTATATATGAAAGCAACAAAACAGGTCGTATCAACTTTGTAAAAACAAAAGAAGAAGCGATATCTGCATTGAGCAGATCATAA
- a CDS encoding DUF6268 family outer membrane beta-barrel protein, with translation MNITIRIALSLFSVIPMHTVLAQSADSVVRGAQITKLTLAYAALKFTELRPLNAEYSYLTPYNYSSRLSDKDLPDRKMINFSQAKVGVNLNLIKKQKWALGTTLGYRYIMTESEPIHTTGADKVVQSDNYQTHFTSVNLAYFTRLFNKMTIFSSSAVVDGSEKSFERVRGLITGTMILKANRQTKMAVGLLLNIDPAAQIPFVPTFLYEHEFDNGIIADINLPRNLMLRKHVFSKGRVSIGAELDGTSFYLYNIDGSSQKYQYSQLDINSGLVYEHLLGNYFIVTAKTGARIVPTARVFEKEKSFEDYVYKTKPDPAFYFNIGLSFNPFSKIKRK, from the coding sequence ATGAACATCACTATTCGAATAGCATTGTCTTTATTTTCTGTCATACCGATGCATACCGTATTGGCTCAATCCGCAGACAGTGTTGTCAGAGGTGCGCAAATCACAAAACTGACACTTGCCTATGCCGCATTGAAATTTACAGAACTAAGGCCTCTTAATGCAGAGTACTCTTATCTGACACCGTACAACTATTCATCCCGTCTCTCAGATAAAGATTTGCCCGATAGAAAAATGATTAATTTTTCTCAGGCGAAAGTTGGCGTCAATCTGAATCTGATCAAAAAGCAAAAGTGGGCATTAGGTACTACGCTCGGATACAGATACATCATGACAGAATCCGAACCCATCCATACAACCGGGGCAGATAAAGTTGTACAAAGTGATAATTATCAGACGCATTTCACATCTGTGAATCTGGCATACTTTACCAGACTTTTCAATAAGATGACTATTTTTTCTTCCAGTGCGGTCGTTGATGGCAGCGAAAAAAGCTTCGAGCGAGTCAGAGGTTTAATAACGGGTACTATGATATTAAAGGCCAACCGGCAAACAAAAATGGCTGTCGGACTTCTTTTGAATATAGATCCCGCTGCCCAGATTCCGTTTGTGCCTACATTTCTGTATGAACATGAATTTGATAACGGTATCATAGCAGATATAAATCTACCCCGAAATCTGATGCTTAGAAAACATGTTTTCAGCAAAGGAAGGGTTTCTATTGGAGCAGAACTGGATGGTACCTCTTTTTATCTTTACAATATAGATGGCTCTTCTCAAAAATACCAGTATAGCCAACTGGATATCAACTCGGGACTTGTGTATGAACATCTGCTTGGCAACTATTTTATTGTAACGGCCAAAACAGGAGCAAGAATAGTTCCTACAGCGCGTGTTTTTGAAAAGGAAAAATCATTTGAAGACTACGTTTATAAAACAAAACCTGACCCGGCGTTCTATTTTAATATCGGTCTGTCCTTTAATCCCTTTTCTAAAATCAAAAGAAAATAG
- a CDS encoding GH36-type glycosyl hydrolase domain-containing protein, translated as MNNLFYWLCGLLFLTGCHSSKRLENQKLSSAILADTSLTHVDKLARSVIKEGFNAGSGYSQIWARDLNTFIETALEERSKKDVRGAILLFFALQQPNDEMVDGYVLKKDFTWNDDTPYYAAAAPDHVGFKNTVETDQETSLIQLVCKYIRKTGDHAILEEKVAGTTVLARMNKMIDYLMRERYNKQYGLLYGAMTADWGDVQPHDDFGCDWNELSDEAIDVYDNAMLIIALKDLCSVAPRAPEVQQWKKLQKSIHNNIRKYLWDTKNQKFIPHIYPGKSPLPDGFDENRIHYHGGTAIAIEAGVLSKKEIAVVNKQMIENVRLSGMPSIGLTLYPTYPEGFFRGGMSTAYVYQNGGDWTWFGGRMIQQLIANGFAYEAYTEVRPMLERVIRTQGFYEWYGKGNIPSGSGKFKGSAGVLSKAISQFKTWAEAQQK; from the coding sequence ATGAATAATCTGTTCTATTGGCTTTGCGGCTTGTTATTTTTGACTGGCTGCCATTCCAGCAAACGCTTAGAAAATCAAAAACTATCGTCAGCTATCCTGGCTGATACTTCACTGACACATGTAGACAAGTTGGCCCGGTCTGTTATAAAAGAAGGATTTAATGCCGGAAGTGGTTACTCTCAGATATGGGCAAGAGATCTTAATACCTTTATTGAAACAGCTCTGGAAGAGCGTTCAAAAAAAGATGTGCGGGGGGCTATATTACTTTTCTTCGCTCTACAACAGCCTAACGATGAGATGGTTGACGGATATGTACTGAAGAAGGATTTTACATGGAATGATGATACACCTTATTATGCTGCAGCAGCTCCGGATCATGTAGGTTTTAAGAATACTGTGGAAACGGATCAGGAAACTTCTCTGATACAGCTGGTCTGCAAATACATCCGTAAAACAGGCGACCATGCTATTCTGGAGGAGAAAGTGGCAGGAACGACCGTACTGGCACGCATGAATAAAATGATTGATTACCTGATGCGTGAGCGCTATAATAAACAATACGGACTGTTATATGGCGCTATGACTGCAGACTGGGGAGATGTGCAGCCACATGACGACTTTGGATGCGACTGGAACGAGCTTTCTGATGAGGCTATAGATGTGTATGATAACGCTATGCTTATCATAGCTTTAAAAGACTTATGTAGTGTGGCTCCTCGTGCTCCGGAGGTACAGCAATGGAAAAAGTTACAAAAATCTATTCATAATAATATCCGCAAATATCTTTGGGATACTAAAAATCAAAAATTCATCCCTCATATCTATCCCGGAAAATCACCGCTGCCTGATGGATTTGACGAAAACAGGATTCATTATCACGGTGGCACTGCTATAGCTATAGAAGCCGGCGTACTCTCCAAAAAAGAAATAGCTGTTGTCAATAAGCAAATGATTGAAAATGTACGTTTATCAGGGATGCCGAGCATAGGGCTTACATTATATCCGACTTATCCTGAAGGATTTTTCAGAGGGGGTATGTCAACAGCCTATGTATATCAGAATGGTGGCGACTGGACATGGTTTGGGGGAAGAATGATCCAGCAACTCATCGCAAACGGGTTTGCCTATGAAGCATACACAGAAGTTCGCCCAATGCTGGAACGTGTTATCCGCACTCAGGGATTTTACGAATGGTACGGAAAGGGAAATATACCCAGCGGATCGGGAAAATTTAAAGGTTCGGCGGGCGTGTTGAGTAAAGCGATCAGCCAGTTTAAAACCTGGGCTGAAGCACAACAGAAATAA
- a CDS encoding RraA family protein, whose translation MKIYDPSKVTWKTDKELFKRIRTELFTAVVGDVMDQIGLYHQFLPPSIRALRNDMVIVGRAMTVLEADVSSQEETGFRNPVLASTFGYMLEALDDLREDEIYMCSGASPDYAVWGEIMSVRAIQLNAAGAILNGYSRDTNGILALNFPCFSLGSYAQDQAPRGKVIDWRVPICIDKVRIEDGDLLFGDIDGVCVVPKVQEKEILTRAFEKVRSEKVVLQKITEGMTAKEAFEKYGIM comes from the coding sequence ATGAAAATATATGATCCCTCTAAAGTAACATGGAAAACAGATAAAGAATTGTTTAAGCGGATACGAACCGAACTCTTTACGGCAGTAGTAGGCGATGTTATGGATCAGATTGGGCTGTATCATCAGTTCTTACCTCCCAGTATCCGCGCTCTTCGTAACGACATGGTTATTGTGGGGCGCGCTATGACTGTATTAGAAGCCGATGTGTCATCACAGGAAGAAACCGGATTCCGCAATCCTGTATTAGCCAGCACATTCGGTTATATGCTGGAAGCTCTGGATGATCTTCGGGAAGATGAAATCTATATGTGCAGCGGAGCATCTCCGGATTATGCAGTATGGGGCGAGATAATGAGTGTCCGTGCTATACAATTAAATGCTGCCGGAGCAATTCTAAATGGGTATTCCAGAGATACAAATGGTATATTAGCACTAAATTTTCCTTGTTTTTCATTAGGCAGCTATGCACAGGATCAGGCGCCTCGTGGAAAAGTAATAGACTGGAGAGTACCGATCTGCATAGATAAAGTCCGGATTGAAGACGGAGATCTTTTATTTGGAGATATAGACGGTGTCTGCGTAGTGCCAAAAGTACAGGAAAAGGAAATATTGACCCGGGCATTTGAAAAAGTCAGAAGTGAAAAGGTTGTCCTTCAGAAAATAACAGAAGGAATGACTGCAAAAGAGGCCTTTGAGAAATACGGAATTATGTAA